Within the Fusarium musae strain F31 chromosome 11, whole genome shotgun sequence genome, the region AGGCCTGTACTCGCTTGACGAGATTTTGACATCCTGCCAGTGTGGGACTGCGAATGCACCAGTTCATTCGAGTGTACTGAGGGATAATGTTGGGAACTGTCCCGCCATCTTCGAATACACCGTGCACCCTCTCATCTGGTCTGATCTGCTGTCGTAACATGGAGACGTTAACATAGGCACCAACAGCAGCGTCCAACGCGTTGATCCCATTCCACGGTTCTGCACCTGCATGTGATGCTCGGCCCTTGAAGATGACCTTGGTCTTGTACGCCGCAATGCTTCTCGTCCCAGCTATCCCATCATACACCAGCCCATCAGAGCATGGTCCGGAGGTCATTGGGTGCGACATCAAAGCTGCCGCGATATCATGGGGAGGATCAAACGCCCCAGCCTCGAGGAGCATGATCTTACCACCGCCACCTTCTTCAGCAGGCGTCCCAATGATGCGCAAGCGCCCAGGAAGCTTGGTAGTCTGCAGAGCACGAGCGGTGCTGACAAACGCCGCGAGAGAGGATGTAGCGATGAGGTTATGCCCGCAGCCATGGCCAATGCCTGGGAGTGCATCGTATTCAGCGCAAAAGACGACTTGGCGACCCCCAGAGCCGAATGTCGCTTCAAAAGCTGTGTCAAGGCCCCATGCGTGACGAGTGACTTGGAAGCCGTGATGTTCAAGGAAGTCGGTCAGTTTGTCGTGTGCAAAGACTTCTTGGTATGCGAGTTCGGGATGGGAGTGGATGCTGAGGTTGACTTCTTGGAAGGCGGAATTGAGGGAGTCTAGTGTTGAAGCGATGATTGTGCTGCACTGGTCGATGATGTCTGCCTTCTCGAGAGGTACTGCATCGTGATGTGTTGGCGCCAGCCGGCCAGGGGAGGAAGCCGAATCAATCACCAGCATTTTGTCTGGGGGGATATAAGTATGGTCCAAGCTACAGGACACTGTTGGTGCCTCCCACGATCATGCATTGTTATATACTACTCTCAACTTTTGTTCCGAGGAGTCTTGATTACCTCTATGCGATCCTGGTAAATCCAGGGCCTTACCAATACGCCGATATCGCCAAACTACCAAGCCACTGAGAGTAACCCCCGCTGTTATCATGTTAGCGGAGGGGGATCTCCAGACTTGGGGTAAATAGCCAAACCCCTTCTGGACGTGTAGCCGACGAAAGATAGCGGGCTCCACTGAAATTGCCGACCAGTCTCATAAGTACTCTGTAAGAATCTCCTCACTCTGCAACTTTAATCACACATCCCCTTCCCTGTCCATTCATCATCTCTCGTTAGATATTGCTTGTTTGGCCATAACCATCGGCTGTCGGCTATCACGCCAAGAGCAGAAATGATAATGTCATCATCTCCCCCCAATGCAACGGCACTAGGTCGATCAGCTCCGAGATCGCGGAGCGGCTGCTGGACATGTCGAACCAAGAAGGTCAAATGCGACGAGATACGTCCTGTTTGCCGACGATGCGTAcgcctcaagctcagctgCGACTATGCACCCCGGCTCCGCACCTTTCCTAAGGGGTCTCCAGCTGGAACGTTTGTCCACTCAAGCCTCGACTTCTCCCGTGTTAAGCCAACACCGCGAGGAGACGTATTAAATCAGTCTTCTTATGGCAGTCCTCGGCCTCAAAGTGAGGAGATATCCCCCTCGTTGAGCACAACTTTCCAATGGGGCACATACGGGATGGATCTCGGCAGTGAAGAGATCGAAGCGATACAGTACTTTCGGGAGTCGTTCTCGCCGCTGTACATCATGAAGAAGCCACAGTACTCTGCATTTGCGATCATGTTACGCCTCGCCACACATGACCCTCTCGTACTACATATGATCCTTGCGATTGGAGGTTGTGGCATTGATTACAGGCACCAATGGCATGAGAGACAGTTTTGTGTATCGGCGGAAGATAGCCCCTCGAAATACCGAACTCTTGGGCTGAAGCACTATTCCGAGGCATTGCGAGAACTACACACTATTCTAGGCGATAGCGAAACAGCCGAATCTGCCAATCTCGATTCACTGACGAGTGGGCTGGTCCTCATGATTATGTACGAACAGCTCCATGGCGATACCAGATGCGAGGGCCTGGCCAGCCATCTAAACGGAGCAGCCCTTATCTTCAAGCATCACTACGCTGATATCCTACAACAAGCCAGAGATACAAGTCAGTCAGTACCTTTAATGAAGGCAACTCAATCAGGAAGTCCTCGGCTTCTATCTCAATTCTGCGCTCGGCTGATAACAAGAATCTGCGGAATGGACGCCACCGCAGCGTCTTTTGGGCTCGGCGGGCAAGTCACTAGGGTGCTCTACAGGACCTTACCAGAAAGTGACGATGAGAACAGTTTGCCGACGGGTCCAATCAAGAGACTGTCCAGTCTCCACGCTTATTCTGGACCGCTTTATCGTTTGGTCTGGGGTGACGATTACCCCACAGTAGAGCTTGTGGACGATCTAGAGAACCAGCAGGTCTTTGAACTTCTGGAAGCTAGTGTTCAGCTAAGGTATCTTATATCCGAAATGACGAGTCTTCAGCGTGTTGGTGGTTCAGCACTAGCTGAAGCTTCCAGGAAGGTTGAGAAAGCGATTCACGAGATAAGCGAGAGCTACAAGAACATCCTTGACTTTGCGTCAAGGCTCACTTCAGCGACTGATAACTCTCACTCCATGGTCCCGACCATACGCTGGGTAGTATCTATATACTACACCGAGGTCCTGGACTTTCTCCGCATTGCCAGGACCATAAACTCTCCGCTAGAGCTAGAAATTGATAACGGCAAAACAATCCGTCACATCATGAATCTCGCTTTTCAGGCCTATCGACATGGGGGAGACGCGGCTATGGTTCGGATTGCTCGTCCGCTATTCATGGTGGCTTTAGAGACTGATGAAGAACTCCATGTTTCGTGGATACTTGAGAGATTCAAGGGTTCGGCACAGTTTAGCGAGCATTTTGCACGTGCGGGTGATTTTCTGGAAAGGGTTTCGAAGATGAGACCGGAGTTGAGGACGAGTATCGATTTACGGACTGCGTTCTCGAATCAGGCTACTTCGATatgcttgtgcttgatgTAAGGGCAATTAAAAAGGGACACTTAAGCTTTCTTATTCGCAATTACCGTAATTGCAGAGACGCTTGTGGTATTGATCTCCTTCAGCATGCGTCTGCACACCTGCGCTCTTATCACTGAATCAGGAATTGGGCTATCTGTGAACGCAGGATGTACTCGTTATCGTGAACCTGATTGATCTCATGCTAGTCCGCTACTCCCTCCCGTCTTATCTCCCGCTCATAGTACCCCCTCCCTGTCTATGGGGAGGATGGCCGCTATCGGAACCCACCGGCCTCGTTCCGCGGATCCTCCCCCATTTCCCTCTGAAGTCTAGTAATAGAAATCTATCAACAAGGTAATGATACTCTAGATCTACCATCGGCTACCCCGCACTTTCTCGTCGGCTATCAGAACCAATGTGGCTAGTTCATCCCATCTTCCCAAGCCGTGGTCTAGCTCAGGTAGTATTCGCTTGGTTCTGTTGTCAATGGCTTCTCCCTGCTTTATCAACGCCAGATCAGTCCTAGATAAGCCCAGTATGGAGCACTTAAGAAGGCTCTCTTCCCCCTTTCCGTTCTACATCGTTGAACAAGCCATCGACATCAAACCACCTCATTACTAAGTCTTGCTTCTACGCTGGGCAATCAATCTCCAACATGGCCATCAAAGACGCCTCAGAGACCGACGACATCAAGCTCGAAGACAGGGAGCTTGACAAAACAGACATTGTCTCAGTTGCCAATGGAGTTATCCTCGGTCGTGATCTAACACCAGAGGAGGATCGAAGAATCCTGCGGAAAGCAGATCTTCAGTATGCACCCATAGCTGACAAAAGTAATCGTGAAGTTACTAACAACTGAACAGTCTGCTTCCTATCATGGCATTTGCCTACCTCTTCCAGTTCCTAGACAAGACTGCACTCAGCTATACAGCCATACTCGGACTCCGCGAAGATCTCCACCTCAAGGGAGAAGAATATGGCTGGGCATCTGCAATCTACTACTTTGGGTACCTCGTCGCAACGTACCCCATCGCCGGTGTATTACTCGTTCGATACCCCATTGCAAAGGTCATCGCTATTACCATGTAAGTCTCACCCTAGTCAACGCTACAAACCTCTGACTGTCACTTAGGTTCATCTGGGGAGCTATTCTAATGTTCACGGCTCTTTGCCACAACGCCAAAGATCTCCTTGCCACTCGTTTCTTTCTCGGCATAGCTGAGACGGCGATCGCCCCAGGTCTTTCTATGATTGTGGCGATGTGGTACAAAAGATCAGAGCAGCCTTTACGGCAAGGTGCTTGGTTCCTCGGAAACACATCTGCAGGTATTCTTGGTGGCCTTGTCAGTTATGGCTTTGGTGAAATCAACACATTCTCCCCTTGGAAGGTAAGTGTTCTATATCATGGGGCTAGCTTCTTATGCTGACTTCTTCgaggccatcttcatctgcttTGGGGCTTTGACGATAGCTGTTTCTATCATGGTCCTACTCTTTCTCCCCGATACGCCCGCGAATGCCCGTTTCTTGACCAAAGATGAGAGAGCTCAAGCGGTTGCTAGAGTCGAGACGAACATGACTGGTATCAAGAATGACAAGTGGAAGAGAGAGCAGGTTATGGAGGCACTCAGCGACCCAAATGCCTGGCTTCTCACAGTCGCTTATCTCGCTACGATTATCCCTAATAATGGACTTCTTACAGTAAGTCATGCACTTACGTATTTGTATCTGGTGACTCACAGCTTTACAGTTCAACACCATTGTTATTCAGGGTCTTGGCTTTTCTGTCCTAAAGACGCtccttattaatatcctACCGTCTGTATTTCAGTTGGTCTTTGTTCTCATATCAGTCATTGGAAGCACTTATCTTCCAAACACTCGACTGCTGTTCATGACTTTCAATGTCGTTGTTAGTATCGTTGGGGCTGTCATGGTGCGTGAGGTTGACCCAGCGCATAAGTGGACTCGCGTCATGGGCTGTGCTCTTGCAGTCGCCTTTACTGCCAATTTCCCTATGACCATGGCTATGGTATCAAGTAATTTTGCTGGCTTTACTAAGAAGACTACAGTTAGTGCTATGGTATGTTACTCCCCGTCACATTTGTCCCTCCCCTCAGTACGCCAACTTGATTCAGGTCTTTATCGCATATTGTGCTGGAAATATCATCGGTCCCCATCTGTTCTTCCCTTCCGAGGCTCCTGGCTATAAGTCGGGATTCTTAGCTGTTATGATCTGCCTGGCAGTTTCTGCTGTTCTCTGCATTGCCCTGCGGTTCTATCTCATATGGGAGAACAAGAAGCGGGACGAAGCGGGAGATGCTATAGAGGTACCAGTGGAAGGGATTAATCTTAGCGACAAGACAGATAGAGAGATCCCTCAGTTCCGCTATATCTATTAGTTGGACTCTAGACTATAGGCAGAATCATATAAATGTAATATGTCCAAGCCAGCTAAAAGGGATGCCAATCTGTTATATGTTGATGGAATTTCCGTTCCTGGATGAGCTGTTTGGTCAGACatcttttagtaataattgTTTTCTGCAGTCAGATATGATAGCTTGGTTATCGGAGCTATTGGGTTTAGTGCTAAGCACTACTGCAGACGAAGAGAATCAAGAGATGTGATATGATAACTGGCTGGTGGCTTGCGCCATAAAAGAGGTCAGGTGGTCTGTGTCACAAGGTCGAGAACCGTCTCTATGCATCAGCTCATTATCTCGGCTTTCATCACCGAAATATAAGACTCACTTATGCCACTCAGTTTGACTGGATACAGGCGCTAAAGATTTCTCAATAACTCTCATTTATCACCTGTGTTTGCAGCCTAAAGCCTGACCGTATAGGCGGCAGTCAAACCACATAGTTTCAATATGCCCACAATGTACCGTCTTGCCTCTTATTCCTTATTTCTGGCGCTCTACGTTGTCTCCCTTTGCAATTTAAGCGCAACCGCTTTACCTGAAGGCTGTGGTGGGTCTTTGGGCACTGTCAGTATCACTTCAGCACATATTCAGGGACTCAGGTGGACCTGTTCGAGCATCGACCCAAGCTCTGTACCGGGAAGCGGTGACAATCTGCTACTCTCACATTCGACTCAAAGCGATGTGAAGAAATGCGGAGCATATTGCGGTAATCACTTCTTACCCGCCGACGTCATGGCAGCTTTCTGGTACCCGTATAACTCGACGTGCCAGTGTTGGAACATTGGATTATTTAAGGGCAGCTTTACTGCAGCTCGGCATAAAACCTCCAACATCACCCTCGTCGACTTTTACGATAGGCCGCCCAGCCCTGCGGTCAAATTTGGTGTCTTTACCTGCCCAGCTGGTGCGTATAGCGCCAAAATGTCGACTTACGGTTCTTGCGGCCCTTTGATTGTCACCCCTGCCAGTGCTTCTTTGGTTAAAGGCACATCAGCCTTGCTTACTTGTAGGAGCGTCAAGGCAGAGTATGCAATCCAGAATAGTAAAGGGACTTTTGATTGCTACAAGGGACTGTCGAAAGCCAAGTACCAATATCCCTACTCGTCGAAGCTCACTCTATACGACCTTGTTGACTTTCCAGCACCTAAGGCAAAGAAACAGTGAGCCAAATTGACACTTCGATTGAGCTTGAATCAACAAGTGGAAGAGGGAACAGGTTATGGAGGCGCTCTCTACTGAGTATggatattagctattattgaCCTGAGATTTTACCCCAGTATGAGCCCCTAGCTACTGAGCTATTTGCTATCTTGCTTGTCACTGTACACTTTGACGaacatcctcctcagccCATCCATATCACAAAACTCGATGACCTTTGTAACCTTAGACCCATCCTCATTAAAGTCCAAGACCCACGAATGTTCTATAACATCCTCTTCGCCATCCTTGTATTTCATGCCTGTCACAGTCGTTGCCGCAGACTTGCGCGACTCGGTGTCAACAGTCACGTCGGAAATGTCGCTGTAGGTGACTACATATTTCTGGAGGTCGAGCGCCATGGCGGCTTCGTAGTCGGCGTTACTCAAGCCATCTACCGGAGGCGATCCGAATAGCTGAAGAACACCGGCTGGCTTGAAGTATCTTTTGCAAGATTCGGTGACATCgcggttgatgatggctggGTCGTTTTGTTCTCCGGCTTCTTTGTAGGCACCTAAGAACTGTCTCGCCGTGTTCTCAATGGCCTCTCTGAGTTCTTGCTGTGATTTCATGCTTGCGGTGATGAATCTTGATGTCACATGCAAGTTTTGATTGCTGTGAGAAGTTTTGATCACAATTACGGCCCTCGTTTGTGTATTTATATGCATTCCTTGCTTACAATCCTCCAAGTCGTAAGCCGTCAGCTGACGCAATCCTTAGGCTATTAAAGTCTagtaagtatctttataACCGGTGTATGGTTGCCTGATACTCTCTTGGGTCTTGATTAGTATGGGATTGCTTTGTGACTGCATCGGTTCATGCTGCCTTCCACGCTGCCCAGGCTTTGATTTTGTTGGACAAATACGTCTTTTTCTTGACCCTAAATGCAGAATTTTGATCGCACTAGTTGCCGCTCTGTGTTCTAAAATACAAAGAACGTTAGACAGAAGAGTCTTGTGTTCTGGAAGtactataagctaaaaatttATTGAGTTCAGGTTGAGGAAAACGACAAAAGCTTTGTCTGAAATTGGACATGCCAAGCATATAGGGTACATCTATTTATAGACCGCTTTACGAATGTTACATGAAGCGGCGGAAAGATACTCCGAGTCACGGTAGGTAATTTCAAGTGCCGGAAGCGGCCGCTCGTTCAAATAACCTTGCTCTACAGAGTACAAGGCAGACATAAGGATAAAATAACCTCCAAAGAGCCCCATCTAAGCCCTACAAACTCGTCACCCCAGCAGACGCATTCAGAAGGTGGTTACTGTGAAATTGGGTCGCTCCAGGCAGTGCTCACCCAAAGATCAGGGCGGGCTGAGCGCACAAAGTTCACGACCCCACCTCCAGGGGCCAGCGTCTTTACCTCTTCCGTCGTAGATCGCGAGAGGCCCCGGCCCTTCCAAAATTGTCACTTTCTCCCTTCTCAGCTCTCAACATCCCTCATGACTCACGCTGTGTAACGGGAGACGTTTCCCTGGAATGAAGGGCCTGTGCTTGTGTTTATCATATACTAGGCCTTGCACGCCCACTTATCACCACGTGGGGGATCGTCGTCCTGGGTAGCTAAGCTGATCTCACGCCAGAATGTCAGACTTTGGTGAGAAGGTGAAAtggaagagggcgagggcgcCCAAGGTGAGATCTGGCTGTAGAACTTGGTGAGTCGACCACTCAGACATTTCTTATTATCTGCTAATTGACGTAGCAAGTCTGTAACCTATTATAACACGTTGAGCTGAGACTTTGCTGACCGTAGTTAGAATCCGACATCTCAAGTGCGATGAACGAAAACCCACGTGTTTCAGATGTGAAAAGGACAAGCGGACGTGCGACGGCTACATCGCCCCTCCAGAAAGCAAACCAAAGACAAAATCTCTCGCCCTTCACAGAAAACAGTATGACCTCATGTCCCGCCGCCTCGCGACAGCCTCAAAGCTTCTCGTCCCAGCAGCTCTCTCACCAGAGACATTCGGCTCAACGATAGAGTTGGACCTCTGCCACCACTTCCGAACATACACAGTATCAGAACTCGCGAGTTCTCTCAACGCGATGAGTTTCTGGCACGCATATGCGTTGCCACTCAGCCAGACTTCAAAACCCGTCAAGGCTGCTATTGGGGCGTTGGGAGGGGCGCACAAGGCGTTCAAGCTTCAGACCCAGACGGATTCGTTAACGCAATCGCTTGCTCAATCTTACGAAATCGCATCTATTCAGCAGTACAACAATGCTATTCGGGTGATGCAAGAGTATATGAACTCGCCTGATAAGGACTTTCAGGTTATTCTAACATGTTGTTTAATATTTATCTGCACAGAGAGTCTTTACGGGCGTTACAAGAACGTCACGCGGCACTTGGAAGCTGCATTTTCACTGCTGAACTCGTGCGATCGATGGGGTCTAGCGAAGTTTATGGAAAACATTGGCCCTTCGTTATGCGGCCTGGCCTCTGATCTATTCTTCTACGTGGGGGACAACCATTCCCCCAAGCTTGTCGCGGAGATTACGGAATGGGCTGATAAGCAGGATCCGATTGATCTAGAAGTACCGGGGGAACCTTTTATTTCTGCACAAGCTGCAGCTGCGGCACTGACACACGTCGAGACGCTTTGCGATGTAGAACTGTACGCCGAATGCCCAGATTGCACAGATGGGAAGCTATGCGGCGATGGTGGGGTTTCATGCGCACAACGAGATAAAGAGTTAGTCTCAGAAGCATTCTACCATCACTGGAGCGCACGATATCAAGCTTTCAGAAAGACATTTGATCCATCCAAGGCCTCAGAGTCAGAGCTGTTTCGGTTCAAAGTACTCGAGTGCGAAGAGACGACATGGCAGGCGACTTTCAAGCTCAACCACATCGACGACGACCTCGAAACAGCGGATTGTATCGAGATACTGAAGAAGGCGGAAGAGGTCATCAAGATGACGCAAAGCGACAAGGGTCAGATCTTTACATTCCAGGCGAATCTGGTCCCACCAATATCCTACGTTATAATATCATGCCAGGACACGAGCGTGCAATGGGAGGCGGTGAGGCTTCTAAGGTGTTTGGGGAGACGGGAGGGCGTTTGGGATAGTAGGAGGATGGCGGATATTTACACGAATATGATTAACGCAAAAGCACAGAAGTTGCTGACGTGGGAGGAAATTCCGGCTGATGTGCCACAGCTGACTGAGCTCCTTGGGTCGCTGAAGATGTGAGGGCGTTATTACAACAGCAATAGACAAGAGTCAAAATAATAGACTTGTACACTACATACCTCCACAACCATGCCAAGTTATCTCGTTCCGCAACTTCAAGCCGACTATTTGGCCGTTGGCAGTATTGGTCAGGCAGTGGAAAAGACGGCTTTACTCCTCCGATTGAAGCCAAAGGAGCGCAGAGACTCAGATCACCAATAGACTAGCACTGCTGTAGCAGGCAGCTGTTACATAATGATGACACAAGGACTGGTAAAGTTAACAAGTATGAAAATTCAAGTCTATCAAATATTACAAATAAATTCCCGCTATCACATGAGAGCAAACAAAGCAGCAGCCCCGACACCAGCCGAGACAAACCAGCTTGGACCAAGCCTGGCTCCAGCTGCATTATCAGCCGCCTCCGCCGTCGCATTTCCTCCAATGATATACTCAGGCTCATAGCTCTTGACAGCAGTGTCATTCGTCTTTCCATCCCAGCAGTACCTATCAAAGCAGGTCTTGCAAGCATCAGGCACAGTCTCATTCGCTTTCCACCAGCTTCTGCTCATAACAGCACACACCACGCAAGTAGGCCACTCCTTGTCAATGGTAGCGTTGCCCTGAGTAGCTCCGTTGAGAGCATTGTGAATGATGTTATCGCGCTCTGTAGTGGTATATGACATGTCGAAGGTGGAGACGTTGCTATGGTATGTATATGGAGCGTTGGGGATGTAGAAGATCAGCGGAGGTGGAACTTCGCCGTCTGAAAGAGTGAAGTTGTTGGCGTCGCAGCCGAAGAGCGTAGGACGCTGGTTCAACTTCTCGTTGATGAAGGTCTCGGCTGATGGGACCGAGGGGAATTGAGTACCGTTGCCAATGGTGGAACCAACACGGTCGTATGTAGCACGGAGAGCAGTACCGTTGGGCCAGTTGTTATCCGTATCAGCAGACGAATCAATGGCAAAAATGATGTCGACGCCACGAACGGGCTGGATCAACGGGTGAAGAGGGATGTTCTGCAGATCCTCTCCACCATCTACGAGAGTCAACTGGCGGTCCTTGGAATTAACGCTCTTGTCGGTAGGGTTCCATCCGAAGAAGGGGTTAGGCGTATAATCAGcgatatcctcatcatcctgatCCAAGCCGACCAAGACGCCTTCAATGGCTTTGACAACGATGTCTGGAATGTCGTTCTCT harbors:
- a CDS encoding hypothetical protein (MEROPS:MER0014418); its protein translation is MLVIDSASSPGRLAPTHHDAVPLEKADIIDQCSTIIASTLDSLNSAFQEVNLSIHSHPELAYQEVFAHDKLTDFLEHHGFQVTRHAWGLDTAFEATFGSGGRQVVFCAEYDALPGIGHGCGHNLIATSSLAAFVSTARALQTTKLPGRLRIIGTPAEEGGGGKIMLLEAGAFDPPHDIAAALMSHPMTSGPCSDGLVYDGIAGTRSIAAYKTKVIFKGRASHAGAEPWNGINALDAAVGAYVNVSMLRQQIRPDERVHGVFEDGGTVPNIIPQYTRMNWCIRSPTLAGCQNLVKRVQACFEAGAAAANCKVEYETAPLYNDLLINNTLSNTYVEEMTKLGLKIKPQENVPASTDMGNVSYHVPGFHGGFAIPTTPDVSIHHPDFATCAGEEGAHKAAMNCTRGLAMTAIRVLADEELSKRVRDDFERAA